DNA from Asanoa sp. WMMD1127:
CCCTGCGGGCCGCCGGGCGCATGTGGGAGCTGCCGAGCTGGCAGAGCCACTATGGACTGTCCCCGGCGGACTGGCCGCGGCTGCGGCAGACGGTCCGGGCGGCGTTGGCCGTCGGCCCGCTGACCCGCGACGAGCTGCGGGCCGCGATGACGGCGCCACGCGGGTTCGGTCAGCTGGCGTCGGCCTTCGACGGGTCCGACACGCTCCTCAAACCCCTGACCTGGCTGGGCGACATGTCGTTCGGGCCGCCGCGCGGCGGTCAGGCCACCTTCCAGCTCCTCGACACCAACCCACGCTGGGCCGGCCTGCCCGACCTCGACACCGCCGGTCCACGGGCGATCGCGCTCTACCTGCGGTCCTACGGGCCGGCGACCGCGCGGCACGTCCAGTACTGGCTCGGCGAAGGCCTCGGCGCCGGGCGCCGACGGATCGCGTCCTGGCTCGCCGACGGCCTGGCGACCGACCTGCTGGCCGAGGTGGACGTGGCGGGGGAGTCGGCGCTGGTCCTGCGCGCGGACCTCGAGGACCTGGCCGCGGCGACCCCGACCGACGCGCTGCGGCTCCTGCCCGGACACGACCAGTGGGTGCTGGGCCCGGGCACCGCCGACCCGCACGTGGTCCCGCCGGCCCGGCGCCGGGCGGTGACCAACAAGGCCAACCTCGTCATCGCGGCCGGCGTCGTCTCCGGCACCTGGCGGGTGGTCGGGGCGGACCTGGTCATCGCCTGGTTCGCCGAAGCCGGGCCCGTGCCCGACCAGCGCCTGACCGCGGAGGCGGAGCGGCTCGCCGACATCCTCGGCAAGCCGCTCCGCCCACGCGTCGAGGCGGGGTAGCCGCCCCGGCTCAGCGGACGTCGAGCCAGACCAGGCGGTGGTCGGAGCTCGGGAACGGGAACACACCGGTCAGCCGGAACAGCGGATCCGACTGGACCGGCCAGAAGACGCCGCCGCCGCGGACGTCGAGGCCGATCCGGGACGGCAGCACGTAGTCGGCGCGCAGGTTGCCCGGCGTGGTGTCGGCGAAGTCGGCCGTGTCGAAGCGGGGGTCGCTGCGGTGGGTGGCGTTCGCGCCGCCCTGCGCCGCCGCCGCCTCGGCCGCGCCGGCGCTCGACGGCGCGAACGCGTCGTCGATCCACCTGTTGTCGAGCAGTTGCTGCGCGGCGCCGGGGATGCTGTCGCCGTCGAGCGGGTCGGAGTTCTGGTCGCCGGCGATCACGAACGACGAGCCGGGCCGCAGCCCGCCCCGGCCGCCCCGGTCGTCGTAGATGTAGCGGCCCTTGCCCGGCGTCACGTAGTCGGACCAGAACCCGATCTCGTCGAAGTTGCGCCGCCCGTTGCGGTCCTCGGCCCCGTCGAAGACCGGGGGAGTGGGGTGCGACACCAGGAAGTGGACGGTACGCCGGCCGATCTCGATCGGCACGTCCCAGTGGCTCTTCGACGACAGCGGCAGCACGCGCAGCTCGGCCGGCGAGTACCAGTCGGCCGGCGCCGGCGTGGCCGGGTCGTCGGGGAGCAGCGCGCCCGGCATGTCCTTCCACCGGAAGCTCTGGAACGTCCGCACGTCGCGCCGGTCGATCGGGTAGCGCGAGTAGACGACCATGCCGAACTGGCCCGGGAACGCACCGAAGCCGAGCGCGTCGTCGCCGTACCCGGGTGCGCCCGGCGTGGTGACGACCGCGCCGTCGTTGTTGAGGTCGAGACCGGACGCGATGCCGGTGTTGCTGGGCGCGATGAAGTGGTACGGATAGCGGACCGGCTGCGCGCCGTTCTGCCCCACGGCCAGGTAGTTGTCGCGGAACAGCTCGGCGGCCCGCGGGTCGTAGTCGAACTCGTTGATCAGCAGCACGTCCGGCCGCGCCCGCTGGACGATCTCCGCGATCACCCGCGCCTGCGCGTTGTCCGGAGTGGACAGATCGGCCCGCAGCTGCCCGGCGACGCCCCGGTTCAGCGACGCGTTGAACGTGGCGAACCGCACGCCGCCACCGCCGTGCCCGTGACCGCCCGCCGAAGCCGGCGCGGCCCCCGCCGCCAACACGAGCGCGGCGACCGCCCCACCGGCCACCACTCGCGACAGACGCGACAAGGTCAACGACACGATGCCTCCTCTCGAATGCATGGATCTTTGAGGTACGCATCGTGACTGTCGTACGGATCGCCGTCCGGCACAAGCGTTGACCGCCAGGCAACCGTGCGGCCAACATCTGTATCGTGACCGGCCACGATCCCGCCGCCGAGTTCTTCGCCGGCCTCCCGCCACAACGCCGCGCCGACGCGGAGGCGGTGCACGACCTGATCCGCGCCGCCGCGCCGCGGTTGACCCCCTGGATCTGGCGGGGCGTCATGTGGGGCGGCACCGACCAGACGATCCTCGGCTACGGCCGGATCGCGCAGACGAACCGCGGCGGCGCGACGGTGGAGTGGTTCCGCATCGGCCTCGCCTACCTGAGCCTCTACGTCAGTGCGACACGCGACGGACGCTACCTGGCCCAGGTCTACGGCCCCCGCCTCGGCAAGGCGAAGATCGGATCGTCCGCGCTGAGCTTCCGCCGCCTCGCCGACCTCGATCGCTCGGTCCTGACCGAGCTGGTCGCGGAGGCGGCACGCCCCGACTAGCTCGGGCCGGCGCCGCCGCGGAAGATCCACCAGCGGGCCGCCGCGTAGTTCAGGATCGCCACGACGGCCGCGGCCGCCGGGCGGGCGATCGCCAGGCTCGTGCCGCCGGCGGTCAGGGCCGTGGTGACCGACACCGTGAGCACGTAGTCGGCGATGGCGACCGCGGTGTAGCGCGACGCCTCGCCGACCACCCGGGCGTGCGACCGGAAGGTGACCACCCGGTTGAGCACGTAGTTGAGCGCCACCGCGGCGACGTAGGCGACGGTCACCGCCACCGGCACCGGCAGGGGCGTCCAGCGGCGCAACGCCCACAGCAGGGCCAGGTCGACCGCGAGCGTGCAGCCGCCGAGGATCGCGAAGCCGACGAGCTCCCGCGAGACCCACCGGCGCAGGGGCGTGGGCAGGCGGTCGCTCCAGCCGGTCAGCGCGTCGCCGACGCGTTCGGCGCGCGCACGGGTCGCGGATCGCGTCACTGCCACCGTTCACCTCGGATGCACGGATCCTGCCGGGTCCGACCGCCGCCGGACAACGGACCGCAGGCGAACATCGGATGGAGTTCACCGCCGCGTGGAGCGCCGTTCGGCCCGCGGCGGCGGGGCGCACCTACGGTTCGCCGCATGGACGCCGCGACGCCAGCGCCCCGAGCTGACCTGCACGCGCACACCAACCTCGGCGACGGCTGGATCAGCCCGGCCCGGCTCGTCCGCGAGGCGACGCGAAACGGCCTGTCGGTGATCGCGGTGACCGACCACGACCACGTCGAGGGCGCCAAGCGGGTGGCGGAGATCCTGGCCGCCCAGGAGTCGGGCCTCCAGCTGGTCAGCGGCGTCGAGGTGTCGACCCGCGGCGGCCACCTCATCGGCCTGTTCGTCGAGCGGGCGCCGCGTCCGATGCGGACGGTCGAGGAGAGCATCGACGCGATCAAGGAGCAGGGCGGCCTGGTGGTCGTGCCGCACCCGATGGGACGGCTGGTGCCGAGCCTCGGCCGCCGCAGGATCGACGCCTTGCTGGCCGCCGGATACGGGATCGACGGGATCGAGATCTACAACCCCAGCCCGGCCAACGCCGGCCGGCGGGACGCCGTGCGCCAGGCCAACGCGGAGTGGGGTCTCGCCGAGATCGGCGCCAGCGACGCCCACTTCTGGCAGCACATCGGGGCCGGCTACACCCGCTTTCCGGGCGGGACCCCGGCCGACCTGCGCCAGGCGATCCTCGACCGGGCGGTCGGGGCCGGCGGACAGGAGCGTCCGCCCGCCCGCCTCAACCCGGCCAGCTACGTCGCGCAGTGCGCCTGGAGCTGGTTCGTGGACCCACCCCACCGCCTGCTCCGCCGGCGCCGCGCGGCCCGGGCCGACACGGCGGCGCGCTAGGCGCCGGCGCCGACGATGGCGGTCACGCGGATCTCGATCCGCATGGCGGCGAGCCCGAGCACCGTGACGCCGGTCTCGGTCCAGATCGGCGCGCGCCCGCCGAGCCGACGGCGGAACTGGTCGGCCATGACCCGGTTGTGGTCGTCGCCGATCGCGTCATCGCCCGGTGCGACCTTGTGGTAGGAGTTGACGTGGATGACGTCCCGCCAGGTCGCGCCGACCGTGGCGAGCGTGCGCTCCACGTTGTCGAACGCCAGGACGATCTCGTCCTCGAGCGATTCGGGGACGACCAGGTCGTCGTCCACCCCGGCCTGGCCGGAGATCTCGACCCGGTCGCCGACGCGGACGGCCCCGCTGTAGCCCCACGCCTGGTGCAGCTTCTCGCCGAAGCCCGCGGCGATGCCGAAGGTAACGGTGCTCATGGTGCTCCTTCTTCCCGGCGGACCGCTGTGCGTCGGACCGAGCCTAGGCCGCCCGGGCCGGCACCGCGGCGGGTTCCACCGGCCAGAAGCGGCGGAACATGAACCACTGGGTCGGGCACTGGCGGACGACCTCTTCCTGGCAGGCGAACATGTACTGCGCCAGCCGCCGGACCTCGCGCTCCTTCTCCGCGTCGTCGGCCACCGCCCGCGGGAACATCGGCGGGAACGTGCGGATGTAGTAGCCGTTGTGCGGCGCGTACCAGAAGTAGCCCGGCATCACCGCCGCGCCGGTCTTGACCGCGAGCGCCGCGGCGCCGGCCGGCACCCGGGTCCGGTGGCCGAAGAACGCCACCTCGACGCCGTGCTGGCTGGTCACCGGCCGGTCGATGACGATCGCCACGGCCCGGCCGGCGCGCAGCTCCCGGATGACGAGCCGGGGCGCGCCGGAGACCGGGATGATGTCGACGCTCTTGTCGCGCCGGTGCCCCTGGAGCAGGCTGTTGATTCGCGGGTCCTTGAACGTGTCGGCGATCGCCGACAGCGGCACGTGGCGGGCGGCGATCGCCCCGGCCAGGTCCCAGCTTCCGAAGTGGCCGGTCGTGATGATCGTGCCCTTGCCCGGCGCCATCGCCTTCTGCAGGCACTCGTGCCACGCCATGCCGTCGGTCAGGTCCCGCGTACGGGCGTCCACGTCACGCATGTCCTCGTAGGGCAGGCAGATCAGCGACACCGCCGTCCGGCCGTAGTTGCTCCAGGAGCGCAGCGCGGCCCGCCGCGTGTCGGGGTGACCGACGGGCAGGCCGAGCACCTTGGCCATGTTCTCCTGGGTGACCAGGCGCTTGGACCGCCAGCCGAGGTAGCTGGCCAGCGTGACCGTCGAAGCGAGGCCGTGCCGCAGCGGCCGTGGCGTGCGGCCCGCGACCGCGATCCCCGAATGGGCGAGCCAGTAGACAGACGACACCGCGGCTCCTTCCCGAAGCCCCGCAGCCCCGAAGCCCCGTGCCGGGGGTCAGCCGACGGTAAGGAACGCGGATGGCCGAGCCGGTGCCGGATCGGTAACTCCGGATGACCCGGCGGTGACCTCCGGGGTGGCAGTGCCGGCTGAGGCCGCACGAGGCGATTGTCACGCCGCGAACCGGTAGCGGGGTCCGCGTGGGGCGCGCAGGCTCGAAGTATGGCCTACGAGGTAGAGCTGCCGCCCGACGCCGAGTTCGAGGACATCATGCTGGACCGGCGGATCGAACCCGTCTTCCAGCCCGTGGTCTCGCTCGTCGACCTGCGGCCGGTCGGCTTCGAGGCGTTCGCGCGCGGGCCGGCGGGCCGGTTCCGCAGCCCGGCGGCGCTGTTCGGGGCCGCCGCCGAGGCGGGCCGGTCGGCCGAGCTCGACGAGCTGTGCGCGGCCCTGGCCACCACGGCGTTCCGCGAGGCAGCGATGCCTGACCTCGCGCTGTTCGTCAACTTCAACCCCGACACGCTGAGCCACGAGCCGATCGAGGGCGAGGGCCCGGCGTACGCCGATCTGATGGCCGAGAGCAACGTGGTCATGGAGATCACCGAGAAGGCCG
Protein-coding regions in this window:
- a CDS encoding crosslink repair DNA glycosylase YcaQ family protein gives rise to the protein MSLTWAQALAWRMRRQLLDPVGAAPVAAVVDRLAAVPAFPDHSAELAVRLRRAGSRPGDVARALAAGEIIKSYAFRGATHLLTPEDGGAFLALRAAGRMWELPSWQSHYGLSPADWPRLRQTVRAALAVGPLTRDELRAAMTAPRGFGQLASAFDGSDTLLKPLTWLGDMSFGPPRGGQATFQLLDTNPRWAGLPDLDTAGPRAIALYLRSYGPATARHVQYWLGEGLGAGRRRIASWLADGLATDLLAEVDVAGESALVLRADLEDLAAATPTDALRLLPGHDQWVLGPGTADPHVVPPARRRAVTNKANLVIAAGVVSGTWRVVGADLVIAWFAEAGPVPDQRLTAEAERLADILGKPLRPRVEAG
- a CDS encoding endonuclease/exonuclease/phosphatase family protein, with product MSLTLSRLSRVVAGGAVAALVLAAGAAPASAGGHGHGGGGVRFATFNASLNRGVAGQLRADLSTPDNAQARVIAEIVQRARPDVLLINEFDYDPRAAELFRDNYLAVGQNGAQPVRYPYHFIAPSNTGIASGLDLNNDGAVVTTPGAPGYGDDALGFGAFPGQFGMVVYSRYPIDRRDVRTFQSFRWKDMPGALLPDDPATPAPADWYSPAELRVLPLSSKSHWDVPIEIGRRTVHFLVSHPTPPVFDGAEDRNGRRNFDEIGFWSDYVTPGKGRYIYDDRGGRGGLRPGSSFVIAGDQNSDPLDGDSIPGAAQQLLDNRWIDDAFAPSSAGAAEAAAAQGGANATHRSDPRFDTADFADTTPGNLRADYVLPSRIGLDVRGGGVFWPVQSDPLFRLTGVFPFPSSDHRLVWLDVR
- a CDS encoding GtrA family protein — its product is MTRSATRARAERVGDALTGWSDRLPTPLRRWVSRELVGFAILGGCTLAVDLALLWALRRWTPLPVPVAVTVAYVAAVALNYVLNRVVTFRSHARVVGEASRYTAVAIADYVLTVSVTTALTAGGTSLAIARPAAAAVVAILNYAAARWWIFRGGAGPS
- a CDS encoding PHP-associated domain-containing protein, which gives rise to MDAATPAPRADLHAHTNLGDGWISPARLVREATRNGLSVIAVTDHDHVEGAKRVAEILAAQESGLQLVSGVEVSTRGGHLIGLFVERAPRPMRTVEESIDAIKEQGGLVVVPHPMGRLVPSLGRRRIDALLAAGYGIDGIEIYNPSPANAGRRDAVRQANAEWGLAEIGASDAHFWQHIGAGYTRFPGGTPADLRQAILDRAVGAGGQERPPARLNPASYVAQCAWSWFVDPPHRLLRRRRAARADTAAR
- a CDS encoding Rid family hydrolase; translation: MSTVTFGIAAGFGEKLHQAWGYSGAVRVGDRVEISGQAGVDDDLVVPESLEDEIVLAFDNVERTLATVGATWRDVIHVNSYHKVAPGDDAIGDDHNRVMADQFRRRLGGRAPIWTETGVTVLGLAAMRIEIRVTAIVGAGA
- a CDS encoding lysophospholipid acyltransferase family protein gives rise to the protein MSSVYWLAHSGIAVAGRTPRPLRHGLASTVTLASYLGWRSKRLVTQENMAKVLGLPVGHPDTRRAALRSWSNYGRTAVSLICLPYEDMRDVDARTRDLTDGMAWHECLQKAMAPGKGTIITTGHFGSWDLAGAIAARHVPLSAIADTFKDPRINSLLQGHRRDKSVDIIPVSGAPRLVIRELRAGRAVAIVIDRPVTSQHGVEVAFFGHRTRVPAGAAALAVKTGAAVMPGYFWYAPHNGYYIRTFPPMFPRAVADDAEKEREVRRLAQYMFACQEEVVRQCPTQWFMFRRFWPVEPAAVPARAA